One genomic region from Actinomycetota bacterium encodes:
- a CDS encoding energy-coupling factor ABC transporter permease yields the protein MHIPDGFLEAKTWVSTAVVSAGALGYAVKKANEKLGEKQVPLMGVAAAFIFAAQMLNFPVVGGISGHFHPQTILGYRSIRSDDCHLHPFL from the coding sequence ATGCATATACCAGATGGATTCTTAGAGGCAAAGACTTGGGTTTCAACGGCGGTAGTTTCCGCAGGGGCTTTGGGATACGCCGTTAAGAAGGCCAATGAGAAACTGGGCGAAAAACAAGTCCCACTCATGGGCGTTGCGGCTGCATTCATCTTCGCTGCTCAGATGTTAAATTTTCCCGTAGTCGGTGGAATATCGGGTCACTTTCATCCTCAAACGATCCTTGGTTATCGTTCCATTCGTTCTGATGATTGCCATCTTCATCCCTTTCTTTAA
- a CDS encoding energy-coupling factor transporter transmembrane component T — MEKLKIPKVMILILSFMYRYIFVLVDEVMRMKRARDSRNFGGHKTWQIKTIGNMIGTLFMRTYERAERVYVAMVSRGFSGEIKTLDNLHLTVRDFCFLSLIILYLIFIRVWMVP, encoded by the coding sequence TTGGAAAAACTCAAAATACCGAAGGTCATGATATTAATCCTGTCATTTATGTATCGCTATATTTTTGTCCTTGTCGATGAGGTCATGCGCATGAAACGAGCTCGGGATTCTCGAAATTTTGGAGGCCATAAGACTTGGCAGATCAAAACCATAGGCAACATGATTGGTACCCTTTTTATGCGCACCTATGAACGTGCGGAGCGGGTGTACGTGGCCATGGTTTCCCGAGGTTTCAGCGGGGAAATAAAAACCTTGGATAATCTACACTTAACTGTAAGGGATTTTTGTTTCCTCTCTTTGATTATTTTGTATTTGATCTTTATTCGAGTATGGATGGTTCCATGA
- a CDS encoding ABC transporter ATP-binding protein produces MKIIEIANLKFTYPDGTVALKGINLDIEEGESVAILGPNGSGKSTLLLQLNGILRGEGTIRIRGLSLEEKNLRRIRSLVGVVFQDPDDQLFSPTVFDDVAFGPINMGLSQEEVRKKVKEALEEVELTGFGDCSAHHLSFGERKKVSIATILSMNPEILALDEPTSNLEPRARRHVIDLLKGLKETKIVATHDMNLAWELCERAMLLNDGKIVADGQGRKY; encoded by the coding sequence ATGAAAATAATAGAAATCGCCAATCTTAAGTTCACCTATCCCGATGGGACGGTGGCATTGAAGGGAATCAACCTGGATATCGAAGAAGGGGAATCGGTGGCCATACTCGGTCCCAATGGATCTGGAAAATCAACGCTCCTTCTTCAATTGAATGGTATCTTAAGGGGGGAAGGTACCATCAGGATTCGGGGTCTTTCCTTGGAAGAAAAAAATCTGAGGCGGATTCGGAGTCTGGTGGGGGTGGTCTTCCAAGATCCCGATGATCAGCTCTTTTCCCCAACGGTCTTCGATGATGTTGCCTTTGGTCCCATAAATATGGGCTTATCCCAGGAAGAAGTGAGAAAGAAAGTAAAAGAGGCTCTCGAAGAAGTGGAACTCACTGGTTTTGGAGATTGCTCAGCTCATCACCTAAGCTTTGGAGAGAGAAAAAAGGTTTCCATCGCCACCATTCTGTCCATGAACCCCGAGATTTTGGCCCTCGATGAACCCACAAGCAATCTCGAACCCAGGGCAAGGAGACACGTCATAGATTTGCTCAAGGGATTAAAGGAAACCAAGATCGTCGCCACCCATGATATGAATCTTGCCTGGGAACTTTGTGAGCGAGCCATGTTACTTAACGATGGAAAGATTGTGGCCGATGGACAAGGGAGAAAATATTGA
- a CDS encoding serine protease, with amino-acid sequence MIEVKSIFENILFTTVRIESSLPDASISIGTGFIFDYAKDDKHYLFVVTNKHVIKDSTRGKLAFNQSDGEKPILGKVFTIEYPNFEKQWIAHPQEDIDVAIMPFAPVLNELHQKGVQIFFKSVTPELIPSDKSLSEDIDAVEDIIFVGYPSNIFDRRNLLPVVRRGITATPISVDFEGKPTFLIDASIFPGSSGSPVFLCNIGSYSPKGKGLVVGSRIFFLGVVASVFIRKDFNTIELIDIPTGKVPVIATTQMVDLGIVYKSIVIKELIEEFLKIRGEI; translated from the coding sequence ATGATTGAAGTCAAATCTATATTTGAGAATATACTGTTTACAACGGTAAGAATTGAGTCGAGTCTTCCTGATGCCTCAATAAGCATAGGTACTGGGTTTATTTTTGATTATGCAAAAGACGATAAGCACTACTTATTTGTGGTTACAAATAAGCATGTTATTAAAGACTCCACCAGAGGGAAATTGGCATTTAACCAAAGTGATGGTGAAAAGCCGATTTTGGGCAAAGTTTTTACGATTGAATATCCTAATTTTGAAAAACAATGGATAGCACATCCTCAAGAAGATATAGATGTTGCCATTATGCCTTTTGCACCAGTCCTAAACGAATTACATCAGAAAGGCGTTCAAATATTTTTTAAATCAGTAACTCCAGAGTTAATTCCTTCGGATAAATCATTAAGTGAAGATATTGACGCTGTTGAAGATATTATATTCGTTGGTTACCCCAGCAATATTTTTGATAGAAGGAATTTATTACCTGTTGTTAGGAGAGGGATAACCGCAACACCTATTTCGGTAGATTTTGAAGGAAAACCCACATTCCTAATTGACGCCTCAATTTTTCCAGGGTCAAGTGGAAGTCCTGTTTTTCTTTGTAACATAGGCAGTTATTCTCCCAAAGGCAAAGGCCTGGTAGTAGGTAGTCGTATTTTCTTTTTGGGAGTTGTAGCCTCTGTATTTATAAGAAAGGACTTTAATACTATCGAACTTATTGACATTCCAACGGGGAAAGTTCCAGTGATAGCCACCACTCAAATGGTAGATTTAGGAATAGTTTATAAATCAATTGTGATTAAAGAGTTGATAGAAGAATTCCTAAAGATACGAGGTGAAATATGA
- a CDS encoding winged helix-turn-helix domain-containing protein, protein MPLSFTDYEIPLLQALIKLGGSAKTSDVYPIVEEIMKQELLEHPEEYGKYKRGQIIWINRLQWAREYLKRKGQLDASERGIWKITQSGRERVRIFQKTGKDQDEGLAKLHGVEPEIEEKEEEPEEAFRKMEEIQLHETGDILGVRSIVYEPINEQGVILLFAALAYELDFRIEGIRGKFPDALLRKKNIKGRWISCKAEFEYRSSDFNTHGHDPLQCDLIICWEHDWKNCPIEVLSLKDVARKFKE, encoded by the coding sequence ATGCCATTATCATTTACTGATTACGAAATACCATTGCTGCAAGCATTAATTAAATTAGGCGGCTCGGCCAAGACTTCTGATGTTTATCCTATAGTTGAAGAAATAATGAAACAGGAACTTCTTGAACATCCAGAAGAATATGGAAAATATAAAAGAGGGCAAATTATTTGGATCAATAGGCTTCAATGGGCACGAGAATACTTAAAGCGAAAGGGTCAACTTGATGCGTCGGAAAGAGGGATATGGAAAATAACCCAAAGTGGCAGGGAAAGAGTGCGAATTTTTCAAAAGACGGGCAAGGATCAAGATGAAGGTTTAGCGAAGCTACATGGTGTTGAACCTGAAATCGAAGAGAAAGAAGAGGAACCAGAAGAAGCTTTCAGAAAAATGGAAGAAATCCAGCTACATGAAACCGGCGATATTCTGGGTGTCCGAAGCATTGTATACGAACCTATAAATGAACAAGGAGTGATTTTGTTGTTCGCAGCTTTGGCATACGAATTAGATTTTAGGATAGAAGGAATAAGGGGTAAATTCCCCGATGCTCTTCTGAGAAAAAAGAACATTAAAGGCAGATGGATAAGCTGCAAAGCAGAATTCGAGTATAGATCAAGCGACTTCAATACTCATGGTCATGATCCATTGCAGTGTGATCTAATAATATGCTGGGAGCACGATTGGAAGAATTGTCCTATTGAAGTTTTAAGCTTGAAGGATGTAGCAAGAAAATTTAAAGAATAA
- the hypF gene encoding carbamoyltransferase HypF, which yields MPKSRFHVVVKGVVQGVGFRPFIYQLAHSHELTGWVLNSSKGVIIEVEGKKKDLEAFVEDIETKAPPLARIESIDVQSLPPTGYSSFIIKHSVEEQEQFLLISPDICICDDCLRELFDPNDRRYRYPFINCTNCGPRFTIIEDIPYDRPKTTMKKFKMCPKCQAEYDDPTNRRFHAQPNACPKCGPSLQLVVSRGSGVGSVIRCEDPITETIKLLKEGKIVAIKGLGGFHLACDAENDKAVETLRVRKRRPGKPLAIMLHDVEQIRKHCLVSEDEEKILKSPQRPIVLLLKKPDTSISPLVAPNNNYLGVMLPYTPLHYILLKESGMALIMTSGNISEEPIAMENEEALRRLGHIADYFLMHNRDIYSRYDDSVVRVIDGELIMIRRARSFAPFPIHLPFKTKEILACGPELKNTFCLTHENYAFVSQHIGDMENLETFEHFETTLELYKRLFRIDPKIVVYDLHPEYLSTKYALSLKDVKLVGVQHHHAHIVSCMVENKVKDKVIGISFDGLGYGTDGTIWGGEILIADWKEFERVGHLRYVPMPGGVAAIEKPYRMAFGFLYSFFGEDYRNFKIDFLKFLDETEVNIMKRQIDKKINSPLTSSCGRLFDAVSSLTRIRDEIDYEGQAAVELEMIADPSIEESYPFEIQTRDEGRGTSIDYRLVIDTKPIIEGVIKDLENGVPVPLIAAKFHNTVMEFVLDICKRIREREGLNKVVLSGGVFQNVYLLTNLPRRLKGEGFEVFIQKKVPANDGGISLGQVVVANEICKDENLIQGIGEKDVTEG from the coding sequence ATGCCGAAGAGCAGATTTCACGTCGTAGTTAAGGGAGTAGTTCAGGGGGTGGGCTTTAGACCTTTCATCTATCAGCTTGCTCACTCGCATGAGTTAACCGGATGGGTTCTCAATTCTTCTAAAGGAGTGATCATAGAGGTAGAAGGCAAAAAGAAGGATTTGGAAGCCTTCGTCGAGGATATTGAGACCAAAGCTCCGCCCCTGGCCAGGATAGAAAGCATCGATGTGCAATCTCTTCCCCCCACGGGTTACTCTTCCTTCATCATCAAACACAGCGTAGAGGAGCAAGAGCAATTCTTGTTGATCTCTCCGGATATCTGCATCTGCGATGATTGCCTGCGGGAATTGTTCGATCCAAATGATAGACGATACCGATATCCCTTCATCAACTGCACAAATTGTGGTCCACGCTTTACCATCATCGAAGACATTCCCTATGACAGACCAAAGACCACCATGAAGAAATTCAAGATGTGCCCCAAGTGCCAGGCGGAATACGATGATCCCACAAACAGGCGTTTTCACGCTCAACCGAATGCTTGTCCCAAGTGTGGACCCTCTCTTCAACTAGTGGTGAGTCGGGGGTCGGGGGTCGGGAGTGTGATTCGATGTGAGGATCCCATTACGGAGACCATCAAACTGCTGAAAGAGGGAAAGATCGTAGCCATAAAGGGGCTGGGCGGATTTCATCTGGCGTGCGATGCGGAGAACGACAAAGCCGTGGAAACCTTGAGAGTTAGAAAGAGGAGACCCGGCAAGCCACTCGCCATCATGCTCCACGATGTGGAACAAATCAGAAAACACTGTTTGGTCTCAGAGGATGAGGAGAAGATACTCAAAAGTCCCCAGAGACCGATCGTGCTTCTCCTCAAGAAACCCGATACCTCCATCTCCCCCTTAGTGGCTCCCAATAATAACTACCTGGGGGTAATGCTTCCTTACACGCCGCTTCACTACATCCTGCTCAAGGAATCAGGTATGGCACTCATCATGACCAGCGGGAACATAAGTGAAGAGCCCATTGCCATGGAGAATGAGGAAGCTCTGAGGAGGTTAGGGCATATCGCCGATTATTTCCTGATGCATAACCGAGACATTTATTCGAGATACGATGACTCGGTGGTGCGGGTGATCGATGGTGAATTGATCATGATTCGGAGGGCGAGGAGTTTTGCCCCCTTTCCCATCCACCTACCCTTTAAAACCAAGGAAATTTTAGCCTGCGGACCAGAGCTTAAGAACACCTTCTGCCTGACACATGAAAATTACGCTTTCGTCAGTCAGCACATTGGGGACATGGAAAACCTGGAGACCTTCGAACATTTTGAAACCACCCTTGAACTTTACAAGAGACTTTTCAGGATCGATCCTAAGATAGTCGTCTACGACCTTCACCCCGAGTATCTCTCAACGAAATATGCTTTATCCCTAAAGGACGTAAAATTGGTGGGGGTTCAACACCACCATGCCCACATAGTTAGCTGCATGGTAGAAAATAAAGTGAAAGATAAAGTCATTGGGATATCCTTTGATGGTTTGGGATACGGGACCGACGGCACAATCTGGGGAGGAGAAATCCTCATCGCCGATTGGAAGGAGTTTGAGCGAGTTGGTCACTTGAGATACGTCCCCATGCCCGGTGGAGTGGCTGCCATCGAAAAACCATACAGAATGGCCTTTGGCTTCTTGTATTCATTCTTCGGTGAAGATTATAGGAATTTTAAGATTGACTTCTTAAAATTCCTCGATGAGACCGAGGTAAACATAATGAAGAGGCAAATCGATAAAAAGATTAATTCTCCCCTTACCTCCAGTTGCGGCAGATTATTCGATGCGGTTTCTTCTCTAACGAGGATCAGGGATGAAATCGATTATGAAGGGCAAGCCGCAGTGGAACTGGAGATGATAGCGGATCCCAGCATTGAAGAAAGCTACCCCTTTGAAATCCAGACTAGGGACGAGGGACGAGGGACGAGTATCGACTATCGACTGGTTATTGACACCAAACCAATTATCGAAGGTGTGATCAAGGACTTGGAAAATGGAGTTCCCGTGCCCCTGATAGCAGCGAAGTTCCACAACACCGTGATGGAATTCGTCTTGGATATTTGTAAGCGGATAAGAGAGCGAGAAGGTCTGAATAAAGTGGTTTTGAGTGGTGGGGTTTTTCAGAACGTTTATCTCCTAACCAATCTACCCAGAAGGCTTAAAGGGGAAGGATTTGAGGTCTTTATACAGAAAAAAGTTCCAGCTAATGATGGAGGGATATCATTGGGACAAGTGGTGGTGGCAAACGAAATCTGCAAGGATGAAAATTTAATCCAAGGAATAGGGGAGAAAGATGTCACGGAAGGGTAA
- the nrdD gene encoding anaerobic ribonucleoside-triphosphate reductase, producing MSRKGKSSQPIIYVRTSKDEIEKWDGKKIVEALIRETDIEQNLAEKISQEVEEQIISSKLTTVTASLIRELVDTKLVEYGLEEARRKHARLGVPLYDTEQAILYPSKENANIPHNPEASNLVLAEQIKKQFALAKVFSQDVADAHMRGDIHLHDLGYPDRPYCSGQNLEYVKKFGLKLPFWATAKPARHPEVLLEQMIKMSAALQGHFAGAIGWDAVNLFFAPYLVGLSNKEIHQLAQMMIFELSQQSVARGGQTIFSDLNLYWEVPRHFEDVPAIGPGGEYTGKTYRDYLKEAQKFIWALFDVYKEGDAEGKPFFFPKPLLHITSKFFETPGHERFLNHISEVASLKGNTYFVFDRGDTYRINECCRLAFELDSADLAEAKQPWKMRYSALQNVSINLPRVAYLSKGKEEELFDKITQLMELAAKAHLQKRTFLEKLLKMGEKGPLALLAIELDGEPYLRMHRATHLFGIVGLNELVQAHTGKELHESEEALKFGLKIISHMKLTANKLSKKHGLRFVLEQTPAEHVAYRFATLDMKHFPKEASRVVKGNIDFGEIYYTNSTYLNVGAPIDPIERVTIEGMFHPLIEAGWLSHIWLGEAQPPPESIANFVTKVFKNTHNSQIAFSPEFTSCLNCGKITRGLLDSCAHCGSKNIEGITRITGYFSRTTRWNKGKLGELKDRHRVTL from the coding sequence ATGTCACGGAAGGGTAAAAGCTCCCAACCCATTATATATGTCAGAACCTCAAAAGATGAAATTGAAAAGTGGGACGGGAAAAAGATCGTTGAAGCTCTGATCAGAGAAACTGACATCGAGCAAAACTTGGCCGAAAAGATAAGCCAGGAAGTGGAGGAGCAAATCATCTCCTCGAAGCTTACCACCGTTACCGCTTCTCTCATCCGAGAGCTCGTGGACACCAAATTGGTCGAGTATGGTCTCGAAGAAGCTAGGAGAAAACACGCTCGCCTAGGTGTGCCCCTCTATGATACAGAACAAGCCATCTTATACCCCAGCAAGGAAAATGCCAACATCCCTCACAACCCCGAGGCATCAAATCTAGTCCTCGCAGAACAGATTAAGAAGCAGTTTGCCCTGGCAAAAGTCTTCTCCCAGGATGTTGCCGATGCTCATATGCGCGGAGATATTCATCTCCACGATCTAGGATATCCAGACAGACCATATTGTTCGGGGCAAAATTTGGAATACGTCAAGAAATTTGGGTTGAAATTGCCATTCTGGGCCACCGCTAAGCCCGCCAGACACCCTGAGGTCCTTCTTGAACAGATGATAAAGATGTCCGCAGCCCTCCAGGGACATTTCGCTGGAGCCATCGGTTGGGATGCGGTGAATCTATTCTTCGCTCCTTATCTTGTGGGTTTAAGCAATAAAGAAATCCATCAACTGGCTCAGATGATGATATTCGAGCTCTCTCAGCAATCAGTGGCTCGTGGAGGGCAGACGATTTTTAGCGATCTCAACTTGTACTGGGAAGTTCCGAGGCATTTTGAGGACGTTCCCGCCATCGGGCCGGGTGGAGAATATACCGGGAAGACCTACCGAGATTACCTAAAAGAGGCACAAAAATTCATCTGGGCTCTCTTCGATGTATACAAAGAGGGAGATGCCGAAGGTAAGCCATTCTTCTTTCCCAAACCCTTGCTCCACATCACTTCAAAGTTCTTTGAGACCCCAGGACATGAAAGGTTCCTCAACCATATTTCGGAGGTGGCTAGCCTTAAGGGTAATACCTACTTCGTTTTCGACCGCGGCGATACTTACCGCATAAATGAATGTTGTAGATTGGCTTTCGAGCTCGATTCAGCCGATTTGGCCGAGGCAAAGCAACCCTGGAAGATGAGATATTCCGCCCTGCAAAATGTATCCATCAATCTGCCGCGAGTGGCTTATCTGAGCAAGGGAAAGGAGGAAGAGCTCTTCGATAAAATTACACAACTCATGGAGCTCGCCGCCAAAGCTCATCTTCAAAAGAGAACTTTTCTCGAAAAGCTCCTAAAAATGGGCGAAAAGGGACCGCTGGCACTATTGGCCATCGAGCTCGATGGAGAACCCTATCTCCGCATGCATCGAGCCACACATCTTTTCGGCATCGTTGGATTAAATGAGCTCGTGCAGGCGCATACGGGTAAGGAACTTCATGAAAGCGAGGAGGCTCTTAAATTTGGGCTGAAGATTATCTCCCATATGAAACTCACGGCTAATAAACTATCAAAAAAGCACGGTCTGCGCTTCGTTTTGGAGCAGACACCCGCGGAGCACGTGGCTTACAGATTTGCCACGCTGGACATGAAACACTTCCCAAAGGAAGCTTCTCGGGTCGTTAAAGGAAATATAGATTTTGGTGAAATTTACTATACCAATTCCACATACCTCAATGTGGGAGCTCCAATCGACCCCATAGAGCGCGTGACCATTGAAGGGATGTTCCATCCCTTAATTGAAGCGGGTTGGCTCTCTCATATATGGTTGGGAGAGGCTCAACCTCCTCCGGAGTCCATCGCCAATTTCGTTACAAAGGTATTCAAAAATACTCATAACTCTCAGATAGCTTTCTCGCCCGAATTCACCTCCTGCCTTAATTGTGGAAAAATCACTCGAGGGCTCCTCGACAGCTGCGCTCACTGTGGCTCTAAGAATATAGAGGGGATAACCCGGATCACAGGGTATTTTTCCAGAACAACCCGCTGGAATAAGGGAAAACTTGGTGAACTCAAGGATAGACATAGGGTGACTTTATAG
- a CDS encoding cytochrome c biogenesis protein CcdA: protein MRLQNLVVEAIKTPSLLAFGAVFIAGIIVSLGSCAIMELPILIGYIGGMGYSSRRRIFAITLLFVLGMLTTYLIIGIVVGMASMTLSKIATLSTILYLAMGAVSLILGLYMLGFIHPPIPNLSLQKPPRRLGLLGAYLLGLGFIFFEAPTCPACAPALMLISSYMVTAGKILWSLFLLLTYVLGQSVPILIAGTLTGVIKPLTERAHSWKEYFQIVSSILLILVSLDLFWLA from the coding sequence TTGAGATTGCAAAACCTCGTCGTAGAAGCGATCAAAACACCTTCCCTGCTTGCTTTCGGAGCCGTCTTTATCGCCGGAATAATTGTCAGTCTGGGCTCATGTGCCATAATGGAATTACCTATCCTAATTGGATATATAGGTGGGATGGGCTATTCCTCGAGAAGAAGGATATTTGCCATTACCTTACTCTTTGTTCTGGGGATGCTCACCACCTATTTAATTATAGGAATCGTCGTTGGGATGGCCAGCATGACCTTAAGCAAAATAGCTACCTTGAGTACAATTCTTTATTTAGCTATGGGAGCGGTCTCTCTCATTCTGGGACTTTACATGCTTGGCTTCATCCACCCACCCATACCCAACCTTTCTTTGCAAAAACCTCCAAGGAGGCTGGGACTTTTGGGAGCTTATCTTCTAGGTTTGGGGTTTATCTTTTTCGAAGCACCGACCTGTCCCGCATGCGCTCCCGCACTCATGTTAATAAGCAGTTATATGGTGACCGCTGGGAAAATCCTTTGGAGTCTCTTCCTACTTCTAACATACGTGCTTGGTCAAAGCGTGCCCATCTTGATTGCGGGAACTTTAACAGGTGTCATAAAACCCTTAACCGAGAGAGCCCATTCCTGGAAGGAATATTTTCAAATCGTTAGCAGTATTTTACTGATTCTAGTAAGTTTGGATTTATTTTGGTTGGCCTAG
- a CDS encoding tetratricopeptide repeat protein translates to MEHKHNNTAYRRVSKRDRVIMTLLTIGLAIVALRPFVAFQSFNRAYSFSENQMYNKAITHYRRAILLDPKFSTAHSYLAYCYNKTEQIEQAIASYQRAIELNPKDKQAHLELGLIHYNQKEYTKAIIHLDQVAKIDPQDVSTRVLLAECHERIGQKEKAYSVWKEILTITPIMIPPRGPWKDLKDRRMGRIRKE, encoded by the coding sequence ATGGAACACAAGCACAACAATACCGCATATAGGAGAGTCTCAAAGCGCGATAGGGTAATTATGACCTTGCTCACCATAGGGTTGGCAATTGTAGCATTGAGACCATTCGTTGCCTTCCAAAGTTTTAATCGTGCCTACTCCTTCTCTGAGAATCAAATGTACAATAAAGCAATTACCCATTATAGAAGGGCAATCCTTTTGGATCCAAAATTTAGCACAGCCCATAGTTATCTGGCGTATTGTTACAACAAAACAGAGCAAATCGAACAAGCCATTGCCTCTTACCAACGGGCAATAGAACTCAACCCAAAGGATAAACAAGCCCACTTGGAACTGGGTTTAATCCACTATAACCAAAAAGAGTATACCAAAGCCATAATCCATCTTGACCAAGTAGCCAAGATTGATCCACAAGATGTCTCCACCAGAGTCTTGCTTGCTGAATGTCACGAAAGAATCGGCCAAAAGGAGAAGGCATATTCCGTTTGGAAGGAAATATTGACCATCACCCCCATTATGATCCCGCCAAGAGGGCCTTGGAAAGACTTAAAAGATAGGAGAATGGGAAGAATTAGAAAAGAGTAG
- a CDS encoding HypC/HybG/HupF family hydrogenase formation chaperone, with the protein MCLGIPAKIVKIDERQIAEIEIGGIIRKASLQLVPEAKVGDYVIAHAGFAIQILDEKEAQETLKLLEAFSEIPE; encoded by the coding sequence ATGTGCTTGGGCATACCAGCAAAGATCGTCAAAATTGACGAACGCCAAATAGCGGAGATTGAAATTGGGGGCATTATAAGGAAAGCAAGCTTGCAATTGGTTCCAGAAGCAAAGGTAGGAGATTATGTCATTGCCCATGCTGGATTTGCCATTCAAATTCTCGACGAGAAGGAGGCCCAGGAAACTCTAAAACTCCTGGAGGCATTCAGTGAAATACCTGAGTGA
- the hypD gene encoding hydrogenase formation protein HypD: MKYLSEYRDPVLAQKVIENIKKISHTPVNLMEVCGTHTVAISKNGIRQVMPKTVTLLSGPGCPVCVTANEDIDKAIWLARQSGVILATFGDMMKVPGSYSSLSAEKAEGVDIRVVYSTLDALQIADDNPDKKVIFFGVGFETTSPTIALSILEARKRGLKNYSVLARHKLIPPAMAALLSLGEVKLHGFICPGHVSTIIGSKPYKFIAEEHGIPCVISGFEPLDVLQTIYMLVRQAENGEARVEVQYKRSVRSEGNTTALKILDEVFEVCDADWRGIGIIPNSGFKLKEDYSDFDADKIFDVEVPPPKDDPPGCSCGEILRGVKFPYQCKLFGKACTPERPIGPCMVSSEGACAAYYRYGTG; encoded by the coding sequence GTGAAATACCTGAGTGAGTATCGAGACCCGGTCCTGGCCCAAAAGGTCATTGAAAATATCAAGAAAATCTCCCATACACCCGTCAACCTTATGGAGGTTTGTGGCACTCATACCGTTGCCATCTCCAAAAACGGGATAAGACAGGTGATGCCCAAAACGGTGACATTGCTCTCCGGTCCAGGGTGTCCCGTCTGCGTTACGGCTAATGAAGATATCGATAAGGCCATTTGGCTCGCCCGGCAATCCGGAGTTATCCTTGCAACCTTCGGTGATATGATGAAAGTCCCCGGTTCTTATTCGAGTCTTTCTGCGGAGAAGGCCGAAGGTGTAGACATAAGGGTGGTCTATTCCACCCTCGATGCTTTACAGATCGCCGATGACAATCCGGATAAAAAAGTGATCTTCTTCGGGGTGGGATTTGAAACCACCTCCCCCACCATTGCCCTCTCCATATTGGAGGCAAGAAAGCGAGGGCTCAAAAATTACTCCGTTCTGGCCCGTCATAAGCTTATTCCACCGGCAATGGCCGCGCTTCTAAGCCTTGGGGAAGTAAAACTTCATGGATTTATTTGCCCTGGGCACGTGAGTACCATCATAGGTAGTAAACCCTACAAATTCATCGCGGAAGAACACGGTATTCCCTGCGTCATTTCGGGCTTTGAGCCCTTGGATGTCCTTCAAACAATATACATGCTGGTAAGACAGGCAGAAAACGGTGAAGCTAGGGTCGAAGTGCAATATAAAAGAAGCGTTCGCTCCGAGGGAAACACAACGGCCCTGAAGATCCTCGATGAAGTCTTTGAAGTTTGCGATGCCGATTGGCGAGGCATCGGTATTATCCCAAATAGTGGATTCAAGCTCAAGGAAGATTACTCCGACTTCGATGCGGATAAAATCTTTGATGTTGAGGTTCCTCCCCCGAAGGATGATCCTCCGGGTTGCAGCTGTGGAGAGATTTTAAGGGGGGTCAAATTTCCCTACCAGTGTAAATTGTTCGGGAAGGCTTGCACTCCTGAAAGGCCCATTGGACCATGTATGGTCTCTTCGGAAGGTGCCTGTGCAGCTTATTATCGTTACGGCACCGGGTAA